In Papilio machaon chromosome W, ilPapMach1.1, whole genome shotgun sequence, a single genomic region encodes these proteins:
- the LOC123723329 gene encoding uncharacterized protein LOC123723329: MAVGLEEYIPQGGTNTTGIGESPSARLRLNSRLEFGRKRAGRPAYSGGGTIPLVAGVRGKSKKRAAVSPKTFAVDVCNIRGLHSNLEAVHYHLRMAKPALLFLTETQISPPADTSYLSCPGYKLEHSFLPRAGVCVYVRDDVCSRRLSLLEGKDLSILWLRVDSDDHPRVYACLYRSHSGNAEIDRLMEQVQTATDSVLEQIPSAEIVVLGDFNAHHAEWLGSRTTDHAGRSVHDFALSYDLTQLVTSPTRIPDVEDHTPSLLDLLLTSHPDSYSVSIDAPLGSSDHCLIRTTVPISRRPRLKPNGLRRVWHYRSADWDEMRSFFASYPWERVCFKLDDPDAVADSVTDVVLQGMELFIPSSVVPIGGSSRPWYGRSCKLAARYKQDCYRAWAEASAARDVNTSLLKKKYNSASRSFKRVIAKAKSEHVAIIGERLVKLPSGTRAFWSLAKAVQGNFCKPSLPSLRRGDDSLAHTAKEKADLLCSLFASNSTLEDKGSSPPIIPCGDTFMSEIQFRQRSVRKVLYSLDVHKSSGPD; encoded by the coding sequence ATGGCAGTCGGATTGGAAGAGTACATACCCCAGGGGGGTACCAATACCACTGGTATTGGAGAATCCCCCTCCGCGCGTTTACGCCTGAACTCCCGCTTGGAGTTTGGGCGTAAGCGCGCGGGCCGCCCTgcgtattctggggggggcaCCATTCCGCTCGTTGCTGGAGTTCGGGGCAAAAGCAAGAAACGCGCAGCGGTTTCCCCTAAAACGTTCGCCGTGGACGTCTGTAACATTAGGGGACTCCACTCTAACTTGGAGGCCGTCCATTACCACCTACGGATGGCTAAACCGGCCTTGCTTTTCCTTACTGAGACGCAGATATCTCCTCCGGCGGACACATCGTATCTATCCTGCCCGGGATACAAATTGGAACATTCTTTTTTGCCTCGGGCCGGGGTGTGCGTGTACGTCAGAGATGATGTCTGCTCTCGTCGCCTCAGCCTTCTTGAAGGTAAGGACCTATCCATTTTGTGGCTGCGCGTAGATAGCGACGACCATCCGCGAGTCTACGCGTGCCTCTATAGGTCCCATAGCGGTAATGCCGAAATAGACCGACTCATGGAGCAAGTCCAAACGGCTACAGATTCCGTCCTGGAGCAGATCCCATCCGCCGAGATTGTGGTACTTGGCGATTTTAATGCCCACCATGCCGAATGGCTTGGCTCTCGAACCACCGATCACGCGGGGAGATCTGTCCATGACTTTGCCTTGTCCTATGATCTGACGCAGCTGGTTACATCGCCAACGCGAATACCAGATGTGGAAGATCATACACCTTCCCTGCTGGACCTTCTGCTGACCTCACATCCAGACAGCTACTCGGTTTCTATCGACGCCCCCTTGGGGTCGTCGGACCACTGCCTGATCCGGACAACAGTGCCTATCTCGCGTCGCCCACGGCTCAAGCCAAATGGCCTCCGCCGAGTGTGGCACTACAGGTCAGCAGACTGGGATGAGATGCGGTCCTTTTTTGCATCCTACCCATGGGAGCGAGTTTGCTTCAAGCTGGACGATCCCGATGCCGTTGCCGACTCTGTCACCGATGTCGTGCTTCAGGGGATGGAACTATTTATTCCGTCATCTGTCGTGCCTATCGGGGGCAGCTCTCGGCCCTGGTATGGTCGATCCTGCAAATTAGCAGCGCGCTACAAGCAGGATTGTTACCGAGCCTGGGCTGAAGCGTCAGCGGCTAGGGATGTAAATACCAGCCTGCTCAAAAAGAAGTACAACTCCGCCTCCAGGTCCTTCAAAAGAGTTATTGCCAAGGCAAAGTCGGAACACGTGGCTATCATTGGCGAGAGACTGGTGAAACTTCCTTCGGGAACTCGTGCGTTCTGGTCTCTCGCCAAGGCTGTCCAGGGGAATTTTTGTAAGCCATCTTTACCATCTTTGCGCAGGGGGGATGACTCGTTGGCCCACACCGCAAAAGAGAAGGCCGATCTTCTATGCTCTCTTTTTGCGTCGAACTCGACTCTGGAGGATAAAGGTAGCTCACCGCCGATTATCCCGTGCGGTGACACCTTCATGTCCGAAATCCAGTTTCGCCAGAGATCAGTACGTAAAGTGCTGTATTCTCTGGACGTCCACAAGTCGAGTGGGCCTGACTGA